A stretch of the uncultured Trichococcus sp. genome encodes the following:
- the murG gene encoding undecaprenyldiphospho-muramoylpentapeptide beta-N-acetylglucosaminyltransferase — MKIVLSGGGTGGHIYPALALMNRIKERYPDSEFLYVGTERGLESTIVPKAGVAFKSVKIQGLRRSLSLQNLKTVYLMIKSISDSKKIIKAFQPDVVIGTGGYVCAPVLYAASKLGVPTIIHEQNSVAGVTNKFLSRVVDRICICFEDARADFSAYPEKIVFTGNPRAQEVASLKESADLKEYGLKEELPTVLIFGGSRGAAKLNESFVAAYPLFKDKPYQVLLATGDVHFNAVEQQINALTDCLDNVRIVPYIHDMPKLFKRTDLIVSRSGATTLTEVMALGLPSILIPSPYVTNNHQQKNAESLVKNGAAEMILEKDLQAESLFRAIDELMINETARKEMALQAKQMGITDASDRIIDVIFALKK, encoded by the coding sequence ATGAAAATAGTATTATCCGGTGGGGGAACAGGCGGGCACATCTACCCGGCTTTAGCCCTGATGAACCGAATCAAAGAAAGATATCCCGATAGCGAGTTTCTGTATGTGGGCACGGAACGCGGGCTGGAAAGCACAATCGTACCAAAGGCGGGTGTCGCCTTCAAATCCGTCAAGATTCAGGGTCTTCGCCGAAGCCTATCGCTTCAGAACCTCAAGACGGTCTACTTGATGATCAAGAGCATCTCGGACTCGAAGAAAATCATCAAGGCATTCCAACCGGACGTCGTGATCGGGACGGGCGGCTATGTGTGCGCCCCGGTCCTGTATGCAGCCTCGAAACTTGGTGTGCCGACAATCATCCACGAGCAAAATTCAGTCGCAGGTGTCACAAACAAATTTTTGAGCCGGGTTGTGGATCGCATCTGTATTTGTTTTGAGGATGCCCGCGCTGACTTCTCTGCCTATCCGGAGAAAATTGTGTTCACCGGGAATCCCCGAGCGCAGGAAGTAGCTTCTTTGAAGGAGAGTGCCGACCTGAAGGAATATGGACTGAAGGAAGAGTTGCCGACCGTTTTGATTTTTGGGGGCAGCCGGGGAGCTGCGAAGCTGAATGAGTCTTTCGTAGCCGCCTATCCGCTCTTCAAAGACAAGCCATATCAAGTGCTCTTGGCTACTGGAGACGTCCACTTCAATGCAGTGGAGCAACAAATCAACGCACTGACGGATTGTTTGGACAATGTCCGGATAGTGCCGTACATCCATGATATGCCGAAATTATTCAAGCGCACCGACTTGATTGTATCGCGCAGCGGCGCAACCACGTTGACGGAAGTGATGGCTTTGGGTTTGCCGAGCATTCTGATTCCGAGCCCTTATGTCACAAACAACCATCAGCAAAAAAATGCGGAAAGCCTGGTGAAAAATGGGGCAGCCGAAATGATCCTAGAGAAAGATCTGCAGGCAGAATCATTGTTCAGAGCCATCGATGAGCTGATGATCAATGAAACGGCACGCAAAGAAATGGCCTTGCAAGCTAAACAGATGGGCATAACGGATGCATCAGACCGGATCATCGATGTCATCTTTGCTTTGAAGAAGTAA
- the murD gene encoding UDP-N-acetylmuramoyl-L-alanine--D-glutamate ligase: MKTNNRFENKKVLVLGLALSGMNAAKLLLELGAMVTVNDAKELNDNPDAKELISSGIKVIAGSHPLELLDESFSFMVKNPGIPYNNPMVKRALELGIPVLTEVELAAEILEGRLIGVTGTNGKTTTTTMITDLLNAGRKIGKAYKAGNIGVPASAVARVATADDDVVMELSSFQLMGIEAMRPAIAVITNITEAHLDYHGDRKEYVKAKWRITENQTADDYLVLNWDQEELRTLSQHSKAQIVPFSRTQILKDGAYASEGSLYFKDEKVMDISDLRVPGEHNIENALAAIAVAKLSGVVNDAIVAAFHLFYGVEHRIQFVAELNGRKFYNDSKATNILATKTALSSFRTPIILLAGGLDRGNTFDELVPFLGNVKTLIVFGETADKLKDAGEKAGIEEIVVTDHVASAVPISYQYSEEGDTILLSPACASWDQYKNFEVRGKTFTDAVHSVVKATSEEDGSF, encoded by the coding sequence ATGAAAACAAATAATCGATTCGAAAATAAAAAAGTGTTGGTGCTGGGCCTCGCACTCAGCGGCATGAACGCGGCCAAACTGCTCCTGGAACTAGGCGCGATGGTTACGGTCAATGATGCGAAGGAATTGAACGACAATCCGGATGCCAAGGAGTTGATTTCATCCGGCATCAAAGTCATTGCTGGATCCCATCCGCTAGAGCTACTGGATGAGTCGTTTTCCTTCATGGTCAAAAATCCGGGCATCCCGTACAACAACCCGATGGTCAAACGAGCGCTTGAGTTAGGGATTCCCGTATTGACCGAGGTTGAGTTGGCTGCGGAAATCCTCGAAGGCCGACTGATCGGTGTGACAGGCACGAACGGAAAGACCACGACCACGACGATGATAACGGATCTGCTGAATGCGGGCAGAAAAATAGGGAAAGCCTATAAAGCTGGAAACATCGGCGTTCCTGCATCGGCAGTGGCACGCGTGGCGACTGCAGACGACGATGTCGTAATGGAACTGTCCAGCTTCCAATTGATGGGCATCGAGGCGATGAGACCAGCCATCGCCGTCATAACGAACATTACGGAAGCCCACCTGGATTATCATGGGGACCGCAAAGAATACGTCAAAGCGAAGTGGCGCATAACCGAAAACCAAACAGCGGATGATTATCTCGTTTTGAATTGGGATCAGGAGGAATTGCGTACATTATCCCAACATTCAAAAGCCCAGATTGTTCCTTTTTCACGTACGCAGATTTTGAAGGATGGAGCCTATGCATCAGAAGGTTCGCTGTATTTCAAGGACGAAAAAGTGATGGATATTTCCGATCTGAGGGTTCCCGGAGAACACAACATCGAAAACGCATTGGCCGCAATCGCTGTAGCGAAATTGTCAGGTGTAGTCAACGACGCAATCGTAGCGGCTTTCCATCTCTTTTATGGGGTCGAGCACCGGATCCAATTCGTAGCCGAACTCAATGGCAGGAAATTCTACAATGACTCGAAAGCAACGAATATCCTCGCCACCAAAACAGCTCTGAGCAGTTTCCGGACGCCGATCATTCTGTTGGCGGGAGGATTGGACCGCGGGAATACATTCGATGAACTCGTTCCCTTCCTTGGGAATGTGAAGACGTTGATCGTCTTCGGAGAAACGGCCGATAAATTGAAGGACGCAGGCGAGAAAGCCGGCATCGAAGAAATCGTCGTGACGGATCATGTCGCCAGTGCGGTTCCGATCAGCTATCAGTACAGTGAAGAAGGCGACACAATCCTGTTGTCTCCGGCCTGCGCGAGCTGGGATCAGTACAAGAACTTTGAAGTGCGCGGCAAAACATTTACGGATGCTGTCCATTCCGTGGTCAAAGCCACAAGTGAGGAGGATGGTTCTTTCTAG
- the mraY gene encoding phospho-N-acetylmuramoyl-pentapeptide-transferase has translation MHWTEMLLPLSISFAITISMMPIFIGYFKVKQFGQVTREEGPKWHQVKSGTPTMGGVVFIIAAILTVIGTAVWKDVLTVKLAMLLFVLLFFAAIGFLDDFLKIFKKQNEGLTSKQKFISQLAGSFVFVALFFLSGSDPLITIPLFGQIHNWFVFAAFTIIWITGFSNAVNLTDGLDGLVAGTASIAYTAYGVLAYRQGQLEVLLFCIAIVGGLIGFFFFNKKPAKIFMGDVGSLALGAGLAVVSLALHLEWSLLLIGLVFVIETASVMLQVGSFKLRGKRIFKMSPIHHHFEMSGWSEWRVVLTFWAVGLLSAILALWLLV, from the coding sequence ATGCATTGGACAGAAATGCTGCTGCCTTTATCGATCAGCTTTGCCATTACAATCAGCATGATGCCAATTTTTATCGGCTATTTTAAAGTGAAACAATTCGGACAGGTCACAAGAGAAGAAGGCCCTAAATGGCATCAAGTCAAAAGCGGTACACCGACGATGGGGGGAGTCGTCTTCATCATCGCAGCAATCCTGACTGTTATCGGGACAGCGGTATGGAAAGATGTCCTTACCGTGAAATTGGCTATGTTGCTTTTCGTTCTGTTGTTTTTCGCAGCGATCGGATTTTTGGATGATTTCCTGAAAATATTCAAAAAACAAAATGAAGGTCTGACTTCCAAGCAAAAGTTCATTTCGCAATTAGCCGGGTCTTTCGTCTTTGTCGCGCTGTTCTTCTTATCGGGATCGGATCCTTTGATCACGATTCCTTTGTTTGGGCAAATCCATAACTGGTTTGTGTTCGCTGCGTTCACGATCATCTGGATCACCGGTTTTTCGAATGCTGTGAATTTGACCGATGGATTGGACGGATTGGTCGCAGGTACAGCAAGCATCGCTTATACTGCATACGGGGTATTGGCATACCGCCAGGGACAATTGGAAGTCTTGCTGTTCTGTATCGCAATCGTGGGAGGCCTGATCGGGTTCTTCTTTTTCAATAAAAAACCAGCGAAAATCTTTATGGGAGATGTCGGCTCATTGGCATTGGGTGCAGGACTCGCTGTTGTTTCGTTGGCGTTGCATCTGGAGTGGTCGTTGCTGCTGATCGGTCTTGTTTTCGTCATTGAAACGGCTAGCGTTATGCTTCAGGTTGGTTCCTTCAAGTTGCGCGGAAAGCGCATCTTTAAGATGTCCCCGATCCACCATCATTTCGAAATGAGCGGTTGGAGCGAATGGCGCGTTGTCCTGACTTTCTGGGCGGTAGGTTTACTATCTGCAATTTTAGCTTTGTGGCTGCTTGTCTAA
- a CDS encoding penicillin-binding protein, with the protein MKKTANPQKNRKKMTRIMVGLTGLLFLVFIFRFSMIMITKKVNGENLSEHVNNLYTRSSILAAKRGTIYDIGGNPIALDATSYSLVAVLTDEWSEDKENPNHIINKEKTAEILAEYISMSKEEILAILNQENLKQVEFGSAGTNLNYATKSGIEAEELPGITFEETPSRLYPNGIFASHLVGFAQSSTSDEEADTNEEKKLVGMMGIESLYDDALDGSDGKITYQEDSKGYRIPGTQIQEEDPVEGENLYLTLDSRLQIYLESLMSQVYAEAEPESMTAMLVDPDTGAILAASQRPTFNATTKEGIDAQWQNLLVEDTYEPGSTFKILTLAAAVNEGVFSPFATYASGNVEVEGGTIRDYNKDGWGNITYLEGLARSSNVAFVKLVQTMGYDVWESYMKAFGIGQSTDSGFENEATGNYSYTYPLEKANTAFGQGVTVTPFQLMQAFTAIANEGTMMKLNYLDRTEDPNTGEVTAIEPEEVGSPITAETAQTVLSYLKEVVYNENGSGQAYQIEGTEIAAKTGTAEVVNSTTGGYYTGYSNYLYSVVGFAPADDPSYILYLTMKRPANLDSLNGSKYLSKIFNPFMTRAIEYDNLNTEVAGDVNQASMPEVTNLSKDEALAALTAVGYNDAAVIGSGSRIVQQYPYAGTQTITNQKAILMTEGAMTMPDVYGWSKDDVLKVAEIAGINFTFEGEGYVVFQSLETGSILNAATEVRVILE; encoded by the coding sequence ATGAAAAAAACAGCTAATCCTCAAAAAAACCGAAAAAAAATGACTCGTATCATGGTTGGTTTGACAGGTTTACTATTTCTTGTATTTATTTTTCGTTTTTCTATGATCATGATCACCAAGAAGGTAAATGGCGAGAATCTAAGCGAGCATGTTAATAACTTATATACCAGAAGTAGTATCCTTGCCGCAAAAAGAGGTACCATCTATGACATAGGTGGTAATCCCATTGCCTTGGATGCTACTTCTTATTCGTTGGTGGCCGTTTTGACCGACGAATGGAGTGAAGATAAAGAAAATCCGAATCATATCATCAACAAGGAAAAAACTGCTGAAATTCTGGCAGAATACATCAGCATGAGCAAAGAAGAAATTCTGGCCATCCTGAATCAGGAGAACTTGAAGCAAGTCGAATTCGGCAGCGCAGGAACCAACCTGAATTATGCGACAAAATCCGGCATTGAAGCGGAAGAGCTTCCGGGCATTACATTTGAGGAGACGCCTTCCAGACTCTACCCAAATGGGATTTTTGCTTCTCATCTTGTCGGCTTCGCTCAAAGTTCAACCAGCGATGAGGAAGCAGACACAAACGAGGAAAAGAAACTGGTCGGCATGATGGGAATAGAGTCCCTGTATGATGATGCCTTGGATGGAAGTGATGGGAAAATCACCTACCAAGAAGATTCAAAGGGGTACAGGATACCGGGTACGCAGATTCAGGAAGAGGACCCTGTGGAAGGTGAGAATCTTTATCTGACGCTCGACAGTCGGCTACAGATCTATCTGGAAAGCCTGATGTCCCAAGTGTATGCAGAGGCCGAACCGGAATCGATGACAGCTATGTTGGTCGATCCGGACACTGGCGCAATCCTGGCGGCCTCGCAGCGGCCCACCTTCAACGCCACAACCAAAGAAGGCATCGATGCGCAATGGCAGAATCTGTTGGTGGAGGATACCTATGAACCTGGTTCCACTTTCAAAATTTTGACTTTAGCGGCAGCCGTGAACGAGGGGGTGTTCAGTCCTTTTGCTACCTATGCTTCCGGCAATGTGGAAGTGGAAGGTGGAACCATCCGTGACTACAATAAGGATGGGTGGGGCAATATCACCTACCTCGAAGGATTGGCGCGCTCAAGTAATGTAGCATTCGTGAAGCTAGTTCAAACGATGGGCTATGATGTTTGGGAGTCCTACATGAAAGCTTTTGGTATCGGCCAATCAACTGATTCGGGATTTGAAAATGAAGCGACGGGGAATTACAGCTATACCTATCCGCTGGAAAAGGCAAACACGGCATTCGGACAAGGGGTAACCGTTACGCCCTTCCAATTGATGCAAGCTTTTACGGCAATCGCAAACGAGGGCACCATGATGAAACTCAACTACCTGGATCGAACGGAAGATCCGAATACGGGTGAGGTCACCGCTATCGAGCCTGAAGAAGTGGGATCTCCGATCACGGCTGAGACCGCCCAAACGGTCCTGAGTTACCTGAAAGAAGTCGTCTATAACGAGAATGGCTCCGGTCAAGCGTACCAAATCGAGGGGACAGAGATCGCCGCAAAAACAGGTACTGCTGAAGTGGTCAATTCCACAACAGGTGGGTATTATACTGGCTATTCCAACTATCTTTACTCGGTAGTCGGATTCGCTCCAGCGGATGATCCCAGCTACATCCTGTATTTGACCATGAAACGACCCGCAAATTTGGACAGTCTGAATGGCTCCAAATATCTGTCAAAAATATTCAATCCATTCATGACAAGGGCAATCGAGTATGACAACCTGAATACGGAAGTGGCCGGGGATGTCAATCAAGCCTCGATGCCGGAAGTGACAAATTTATCCAAAGATGAAGCTTTGGCGGCGCTGACTGCTGTCGGCTATAATGATGCAGCAGTCATCGGCAGCGGCAGCCGGATCGTCCAGCAATACCCATACGCCGGAACGCAGACGATCACGAACCAGAAGGCGATCCTCATGACGGAAGGCGCGATGACGATGCCTGATGTTTACGGGTGGTCAAAAGACGATGTCCTGAAAGTGGCAGAAATTGCAGGCATCAACTTTACTTTTGAAGGCGAAGGCTATGTCGTGTTCCAGAGTCTGGAGACGGGCTCCATTCTGAACGCGGCCACGGAAGTCCGGGTCATTCTGGAATAA
- a CDS encoding septum formation initiator family protein yields the protein MALPEYRAAIAEPMLPKELTEPRKGQPAPKGYKAVRDKYVKIEKIAITITLLSALIVLLLSLATQVTLSNQNRALQDLQNDSIAIGLENQNLEQEVQELSRYDRIIEIAKELGLEMNEANVRNVTR from the coding sequence GTGGCACTACCTGAATATAGGGCGGCGATAGCAGAACCGATGCTGCCGAAAGAACTGACAGAACCTAGAAAAGGCCAGCCTGCACCGAAAGGCTACAAAGCCGTTAGAGATAAATATGTCAAAATTGAAAAAATTGCCATTACCATCACGCTGTTAAGTGCCTTGATTGTGTTGCTGCTATCGTTGGCTACACAAGTGACCCTCTCCAATCAGAACAGAGCGTTGCAGGATCTGCAAAATGACAGCATTGCGATTGGTCTGGAAAATCAAAATTTGGAGCAAGAAGTCCAAGAACTTTCAAGATATGACCGCATCATCGAGATAGCAAAAGAACTTGGTCTGGAAATGAATGAAGCAAACGTTAGGAATGTTACGCGATGA
- the rsmH gene encoding 16S rRNA (cytosine(1402)-N(4))-methyltransferase RsmH yields MEKFEHYSVLLNESIDGLNIKPDGVYVDCTLGGAGHSSVILSKLNEKGHLYAFDQDRIAIENAEAALASYIEKGMVTLIKSNFRNIKEELESRGIFGVDGILYDLGVSSPQLDQAERGFSYRYDAPLDMRMDQEQELTARAIVNEWPFAELVKIFYRYGEEKFSKQIARKIENIRETQPIETTGELVEIIKDCIPAPARRKGGHPAKRIFQALRIAVNDELSAIEDSIEDGLKMLNVGGRMSVISFQSLEDRIVKVLFKEASSKEETLPLLPILPEEYEADYKLVSRKPIMPNEAELSENSRSQSAKLRVIERIKK; encoded by the coding sequence ATGGAAAAATTTGAACATTATAGCGTGTTGCTGAACGAGTCCATCGATGGTTTGAACATCAAACCGGATGGTGTCTATGTCGATTGCACTTTAGGTGGTGCGGGACACAGTAGCGTGATTTTATCAAAATTAAATGAAAAGGGGCATCTGTATGCCTTTGATCAAGACCGTATCGCCATCGAAAATGCGGAAGCAGCTTTGGCGAGTTATATCGAAAAAGGCATGGTGACACTCATCAAGTCCAATTTTCGGAATATCAAAGAAGAACTGGAAAGCCGCGGCATTTTTGGCGTAGACGGCATCCTGTACGATCTGGGAGTTTCCTCCCCGCAATTGGACCAGGCCGAACGCGGGTTCAGTTACCGCTATGATGCACCACTCGACATGCGCATGGACCAAGAGCAGGAATTGACGGCCCGCGCTATTGTGAACGAGTGGCCTTTTGCTGAATTGGTGAAGATTTTTTACCGTTATGGCGAAGAAAAATTTTCAAAACAGATTGCCCGTAAAATTGAAAACATCAGGGAAACCCAACCGATCGAGACAACCGGCGAACTGGTCGAAATCATTAAAGACTGCATTCCGGCACCGGCCAGAAGAAAAGGTGGACATCCGGCTAAGCGCATTTTCCAAGCTTTGCGCATCGCCGTCAACGACGAATTGTCCGCTATTGAAGATTCGATAGAAGATGGCTTGAAGATGCTGAATGTTGGAGGGCGCATGAGCGTCATTTCCTTCCAATCCTTGGAGGACAGGATCGTGAAAGTCCTTTTCAAAGAAGCCAGTTCGAAAGAGGAAACTTTGCCGCTGTTGCCTATTCTTCCTGAGGAATACGAAGCGGACTACAAGCTGGTCAGCCGAAAACCAATCATGCCCAATGAGGCGGAATTGAGTGAAAATTCGCGTTCTCAAAGTGCAAAATTGCGTGTCATCGAAAGAATCAAGAAATAA
- the mraZ gene encoding division/cell wall cluster transcriptional repressor MraZ, with the protein MLMGEFKHNVDAKGRLIMPAKFREELGDTFIITRGLDGCLFGYPLSQWELIQEKLIQLPLAKKDARAFTRFFYSAATEAELDKQGRINIPQTLLDYAKIEKECRIVGVADRIEIWSNEKWEAFAEEAAENFEDIAETMIDFGL; encoded by the coding sequence ATGTTGATGGGAGAATTCAAACACAATGTAGACGCGAAAGGGAGATTGATCATGCCCGCAAAATTTCGTGAGGAATTAGGCGATACCTTCATCATCACCCGTGGATTGGACGGCTGTTTATTCGGCTATCCATTAAGCCAATGGGAACTGATTCAAGAAAAATTGATACAGTTGCCCCTTGCCAAAAAAGATGCGCGTGCTTTTACCCGTTTTTTCTATTCAGCCGCTACGGAAGCCGAATTGGATAAGCAAGGGCGCATCAATATCCCTCAAACATTATTGGATTATGCGAAAATTGAAAAAGAATGTCGTATTGTCGGTGTGGCCGACCGTATAGAAATATGGAGCAACGAGAAGTGGGAAGCATTTGCTGAAGAGGCTGCTGAAAACTTCGAAGATATTGCCGAAACGATGATCGACTTTGGATTGTAG
- a CDS encoding glycosyltransferase: MKVLLYSEGMKYIGKSGLGRAIEHQKKALALEGIAFTTDYRDDFDLMHINTYFGQSYRLLHRVKKQGKPIVYHAHSTKEDFRNSFIFSNAAAPLFSKWILHCYSHGDVVLTPTPYSKQLLQKAGLQQPIIPVSNGIDLSFYQATAEMGASFRKKYGYRAADKVVMSVGLYIKRKGILDFVALAKALPAYQFIWFGYLNLHQVPREIREAVETKLPNLQFAGYVTPGELRNAYCGADLFFFPTYEETEGIVLLEALAMGQEILIRDIPIYEADLLDGKHVYKGKTNDDFRRLITGILEGTLPSLKAAGQEHIRQKDLSYVGSELRRAYETAIRLHEADSGGISVPRTK; this comes from the coding sequence ATGAAAGTATTATTGTACTCTGAAGGCATGAAATACATCGGGAAATCCGGATTAGGCAGAGCGATCGAGCACCAGAAAAAAGCACTCGCTCTGGAAGGGATAGCTTTTACGACAGACTACCGGGATGATTTTGATCTGATGCACATCAATACCTACTTCGGCCAATCCTATCGTCTGTTGCATAGAGTCAAAAAGCAGGGGAAACCGATTGTTTACCATGCCCACTCCACAAAGGAGGACTTCCGGAATTCCTTTATCTTCTCCAATGCGGCTGCGCCGCTGTTCAGCAAGTGGATTCTGCACTGTTACAGCCATGGGGATGTCGTATTGACGCCGACTCCTTATTCCAAACAATTGCTGCAAAAGGCGGGGTTGCAACAACCGATCATACCGGTTTCGAACGGAATCGACTTATCGTTTTACCAAGCGACTGCAGAAATGGGTGCGTCATTCCGCAAGAAATATGGATATAGAGCAGCAGACAAAGTCGTCATGTCGGTCGGACTTTATATCAAACGGAAAGGGATCCTTGATTTCGTTGCGTTAGCCAAGGCGCTGCCTGCTTACCAGTTCATCTGGTTCGGGTACTTGAACCTCCACCAAGTCCCGCGGGAAATCCGTGAAGCCGTAGAGACAAAATTGCCTAATCTGCAATTTGCCGGCTACGTGACTCCTGGTGAGCTCCGGAACGCATACTGTGGTGCTGACTTGTTTTTCTTTCCAACGTACGAAGAAACGGAAGGAATCGTCCTCTTGGAGGCGCTCGCCATGGGTCAGGAGATCCTGATTCGGGATATACCGATCTATGAGGCCGATCTGCTTGATGGCAAACACGTCTATAAAGGCAAGACAAATGACGATTTCCGGAGGTTAATCACCGGCATTTTGGAAGGGACCTTGCCTTCTTTGAAGGCTGCAGGGCAGGAGCATATACGCCAGAAGGATCTAAGCTACGTCGGTTCTGAACTGAGGCGCGCTTACGAAACTGCCATCCGGTTGCATGAGGCGGATAGTGGGGGAATATCAGTTCCGCGGACAAAATGA
- a CDS encoding DUF3397 family protein has product MQNFHYSEILLYVFPILEIILINKFFRPYLRYKQMIQLTVADVVLPFLLVGIHLLSVYSLTYSLLPHFLLAACFIGMLQTLYFDLRKKNHRPKQFYRYFIKILFLMALLFYYMLVFLRIYFLVRG; this is encoded by the coding sequence ATGCAAAACTTCCACTATTCTGAAATTCTCTTGTATGTTTTCCCGATTTTAGAAATCATTCTGATCAATAAATTTTTCAGGCCGTATCTCAGGTACAAGCAAATGATCCAACTGACGGTTGCGGATGTCGTCTTGCCGTTTCTGCTGGTAGGCATCCATCTGCTTAGTGTCTACAGTTTGACCTATTCGCTGTTGCCGCATTTCTTGCTGGCGGCTTGCTTCATCGGGATGCTGCAGACGCTGTATTTCGACCTACGCAAAAAGAATCACCGGCCGAAGCAGTTTTATCGTTATTTCATTAAAATACTTTTTTTGATGGCGTTGCTTTTTTATTACATGTTGGTGTTCTTGCGCATTTATTTTCTTGTAAGAGGATAG
- the rpmF gene encoding 50S ribosomal protein L32 produces the protein MAVPKRRTSKARKAKRRTHYKLAIPGLNACPNCGELKKSHHVCASCGYYDGEAVVEKTN, from the coding sequence ATGGCAGTACCTAAAAGAAGAACATCTAAAGCGAGAAAAGCAAAAAGACGTACACATTACAAGTTAGCGATTCCAGGCTTGAACGCATGCCCTAACTGTGGCGAATTGAAAAAGAGCCACCACGTTTGCGCATCATGCGGTTACTATGATGGAGAAGCAGTTGTTGAAAAAACAAACTAA
- a CDS encoding YceD family protein has translation MKWPLKELQEHRGEPYYFSRTIDRESSLMQRNNEIKAVSPIKAEGFLLYENHSVLANFRIDLTITLPSSRSLELVDVPLQIAIEEVYTESESLYLEQDNPAEVVLPLEGDEVNLVPAIEDNILLNLPLQVFTPEEMVSEEMPSGAEWEVVSEESFARKRQEEKTDQIDPRLAGLKALLEDEGKTE, from the coding sequence ATGAAGTGGCCATTAAAAGAATTACAAGAACATCGTGGTGAACCGTACTATTTCTCTCGGACGATAGACCGGGAAAGTTCATTGATGCAAAGAAATAATGAAATCAAGGCAGTGTCGCCGATTAAGGCGGAAGGTTTCTTATTATACGAAAATCATTCTGTGCTTGCCAATTTCCGAATCGATTTAACGATTACCCTGCCTTCGTCAAGGTCGTTGGAATTAGTTGATGTACCCTTGCAAATAGCAATCGAAGAAGTGTACACTGAAAGTGAATCACTCTATCTCGAGCAGGATAATCCTGCGGAAGTCGTGCTGCCGCTTGAAGGCGATGAAGTGAATCTGGTCCCCGCTATCGAGGACAACATTCTACTGAACTTGCCTCTACAAGTGTTCACGCCGGAAGAGATGGTGTCCGAGGAAATGCCTAGTGGCGCTGAATGGGAAGTTGTTTCCGAAGAATCTTTCGCAAGAAAGAGACAAGAGGAAAAAACCGATCAGATCGATCCGCGATTAGCTGGTCTGAAGGCCCTGTTAGAAGACGAAGGAAAAACAGAGTGA
- a CDS encoding amino acid racemase — MKKFFGILGGMGTLATTNFLVEMNKRHFPENDQDYFNYILMNHADIPDRTEYILDPAKPNPVEAVIEDVHMLNLLRPEFIIMPCNTIHYFFDDIQKETTIPILNMIDLTVDYIAEHYEGAKKVGLFATEGTHQSRIYENRLIEKGYQVVLPDRELQDKINKMIYYYIKERSHLFFPLYYEILEDFKNCGADIVLLGCTEVSLMNSEDEEQRYPVVDAEKVLLDKTITLAKELKA; from the coding sequence ATGAAAAAATTTTTTGGTATTCTTGGAGGGATGGGAACGCTGGCGACGACCAACTTTCTCGTTGAAATGAACAAACGTCATTTCCCCGAAAACGACCAGGATTATTTCAATTACATTCTGATGAATCACGCTGATATTCCCGATCGTACGGAATATATTTTGGATCCGGCCAAACCGAATCCTGTGGAAGCGGTGATAGAAGATGTTCATATGTTGAATCTTCTTCGGCCGGAATTCATCATCATGCCCTGCAATACGATCCATTATTTCTTCGATGATATTCAAAAGGAAACGACTATTCCGATTCTGAATATGATCGATCTGACGGTCGACTATATTGCGGAACATTATGAGGGCGCAAAAAAAGTCGGATTATTTGCCACTGAGGGAACACATCAGAGCCGTATCTACGAAAATCGGCTTATTGAGAAAGGGTACCAAGTGGTATTGCCGGACAGGGAATTACAAGACAAGATCAATAAAATGATTTATTATTATATCAAAGAGCGATCACATTTGTTTTTCCCTTTGTATTACGAAATTTTGGAAGACTTCAAAAATTGCGGTGCGGACATTGTATTGTTGGGCTGCACGGAAGTTTCGTTGATGAACAGTGAAGATGAGGAACAACGCTATCCGGTCGTCGACGCGGAAAAGGTGCTTTTGGACAAAACGATCACGTTGGCCAAAGAATTAAAAGCGTAA